The Anomalospiza imberbis isolate Cuckoo-Finch-1a 21T00152 chromosome 7, ASM3175350v1, whole genome shotgun sequence genome has a window encoding:
- the B3GALT1 gene encoding beta-1,3-galactosyltransferase 1, with amino-acid sequence MPSKVSCLYILTVVCWASALWYLSITRPTSSYTGHRQVSSISIARKNVSFGNIRTRPINPHSFDFLINEPNKCEKSAPFLVILISTTHKEFDARQAIRETWGDENNFKGIKIATLFLLGKNADPVLNQMVEQESQIFHDIIVEDFIDSYHNLTLKTLMGMRWVATFCSKAKYVMKTDSDIFVNMDNLIYKLLKPNTKPRRRYFTGYVINGGPIRDVRSKWYMPRDLYPDSNYPPFCSGTGYIFSADVAEMIYKTSLHTRLLHLEDVYVGLCLRKLGIHPFQNSGFNHWKMAYSLCRYRRVITVHQITPEEMHRIWNDMSSKKHLRC; translated from the coding sequence ATGCCTTCAAAGGTCTCATGTTTATACATTTTGACAGTAGTTTGTTGGGCAAGCGCTCTTTGGTACTTAAGTATAACTCGTCCTACTTCTTCCTACACGGGCCACAGACAGGTCAGCAGCATATCCATAGCCAGAAAAAATGTGTCCTTTGGCAACATAAGAACTCGACCGATAAATCCACATTCCTTTGACTTCCTTATCAACGAACCAAACAAATGTGAGAAGAGCGCCCCGTTCTTGGTCATTCTTATCAGTACAACTCACAAAGAGTTTGATGCAAGGCAAGCCATTCGAGAAACGTGGGGCGATGAAAACAACTTCAAAGGAATTAAAATTGCCACACTATTTCTTCTTGGAAAAAACGCAGATCCTGTGTTAAATCAAATGGTAGAGCAAGAAAGCCAAATTTTTCATGACATTATTGTGGAAGATTTTATCGACTCTTACCATAACCTCACACTGAAAACATTGATGGGGATGAGGTGGGTTGCAACATTTTGTTCAAAGGCGAAATATGTTATGAAGACTGACAGTGATATTTTTGTAAATATGGACAATCTTATTTATAAACTGCTCAAACCTAACACCAAGCCAAGGAGAAGGTACTTCACAGGCTATGTTATAAATGGAGGACCAATAAGAGATGTTCGCAGTAAGTGGTACATGCCCAGAGATTTGTATCCCGACAGCAATTACCCACCCTTCTGTTCAGGCACTGGCTACATTTTTTCAGCTGATGTAGCAGAAATGATTTACAAAACCTCCCTTCATACCAGACTTCTACATCTTGAAGATGTGTACGTTGGACTCTGCCTTCGGAAGCTGGGCATTCACCCCTTCCAAAACAGTGGCTTCAATCACTGGAAAATGGCCTACAGCTTGTGCAGGTACCGCAGGGTGATCACAGTGCACCAGATAACACCAGAAGAAATGCACAGAATTTGGAATGACATGTCCAGCAAGAAACACCTTAGATGTTAA